One Acropora palmata chromosome 2, jaAcrPala1.3, whole genome shotgun sequence genomic window, GTGGCTATCGTGATTTCTCACAACCAAAACATTTTGCTGGCCAGCGTTGGGCACCCTATCTTGATTATCAAAATTTTAAACTCAGTCTTTCAATATCTCTATATGCAacaaaaaaggtcatttcTGATTTGAGAAAAAGATCACTCAAAAAACTAAAGTCCATTCATCAAATAATCCACTTTGGAATACCTTGGTCTGCGAAATGAATACCACCATGGACGACCAATGAGAACCAAAACAGCCAAAAAGAATAAGATACCAAATGCAAGTGCAATTATCAGTGATCCAGTTGTGGTATGGTTGTCatcatctttgattttttcctcttttaaaCGCAAAGAAGTTGTTGCTGCGAAATGAGACCCGAAAAGATGTAAAAAACCATGCAATATTCACAGGGTATATACCTCAGCTAGTAAAGCATATGACTGTATGCTTAAGTTATTGAGTTCAATGAACTgcatcaaagaaaaggaaaatccaATTTAACTGTACCTCATTGAAGAGTAGGTGCCATACAACAAATAAGGCTATATCAGTAAGAGGTAACCATAGCAACCTAACCACAGGTCAACCTTGCCATCTCTCAAACTGTCCTCACAGTGGAAAAACGTGCACTTACCATCTCTTGCCCTCTGGAGAGGGTGGGGCAAAAGCGCAAATGTGCCAAGGCAAAGCATGAGTGCAaatgacaacaataattacagATGTGCAATGACAATAACTGCTGGCCAACAATCCTTTCCAAGTTAACTTAGTTTATAAACAACCACATAATCAATGAGATGTTCAAGCACAAATTGTGTGAGATTTCATAGGAGATAGTACAAAAGAATTGGGAAAGATGAAAATTCAGTCAGTGCTCAGAACAGGGCTTGACACTGGAAAGTCTGGATATGTGGATTTTAAGCTCAAGGCTCCAACCAATTGGCCGTAGTATCATCGTAACAGCAGGTGCCTAGGCTCCCATAATTGTGTCACTGGACATTATAAATTTGTAATGATCAATGTTAAGTGAGATACAGTACCTTTAGGTTCCTCTGTGGTAGTTGGTGGCGTGGATTCCTCAATTATGGATGGTTGTGTGGACGCTTCAGTTGTTAACAGTTCAGAAGTTGAAAACTCCTAATTGTatgatgaaaattaattaaaaaactgcAGATACTTAATTTGATTATCAATAAATTCGAAATGGACCTTTTGCAGCAGAGCAATCACGTGGCACAAAATCGCcatactggagagcaaatgacgcactgaGACATGTTAAAgaaagccaccaaatttgaattttctttgttcaacatgtcccagtgcatcatttgctctccagtatgGCAATTTTTGTACCACATgattgctcagctgcaaaaggcccatTGTACAGCTACTGTACTTGAATTCAGTAAACACCAacaacaactgggccctgggcccagttcctcaaagcccgattaagctaatcctagattagtggaaaattttaatcgctATTTATCTACtgttaaagaaggatttttcacaagattaggGTCTAAGGAAAAGTAAgttataatttataacctttttgggccacaattttgttgaaacccttctttaacggtaaagaaatagcaatcaaaattttccactaatccagggttagcttaatcaggctttgaggaactggacccagggcccagttgttcaaaagccgattaacactaatcccagattaaaagttaaccaaagagtttatttctctactGCTAGGTGTATTTCCATGCTGATATTCAGCAAAAccttaaattaaaagaagtcaattttgaaaaacaaaaataagcaaaataaactttcggaaaaaagttgaaattatgaaacaaaagtttacgctaatcctggattaagttaatccgctttcgaacaaccgggCCCAGAATAAGTTTCTTTTGAATCAGCTCGTGAGATGTCACAGTAGTCATACAGTAGAACTGTACAAGAATCAAGTAACTCTGATttcttgaataattattatttcaagacACCTAAATTAAATCAAGCACATAAGAGAGGTTTGGAAAACACTCTTCATTAACAAAGACAAAGAGTTTACCCTTGCTAcccttgaaatatttcacaagcTATTCCAATTATCTTTACAATACACTGTACTATAAGTGCAAGGGAATTTaagcaaataattataaacatAGTAAGAACTGGAGAAAAATCACCAATGAACCCACTTTACCCCCAACCCCCTTCACCCCAAGGGAAACCAATCACAGAAGCCCTGACATCCTCATCAAGGAAGACACAAGTACTAATAACTACCTTATTATCAAATATTGGTGAGTCAGAACTCACACTTACCAAGTTAGCAGTCACTTTGGGTTCAGCTGTGTTACCTAGTGGACAATGGATATTACATTAGAATCAAAGGATTACTCAGTAGAAGTTTGAATATGATGACATAAAATTCCTTTTTACTAGAATATAATACAGCGataattttttctcttatttacCAGTAGTGCTCCAGATATGTATTCCAGGCAAGCTATGCCTGCAGAATACCTTGGGGTATAAATACCCTGTAAGGGACTTAGTGTCCCATTGTATTTAACACCCACCTTAGGCTGAatctttaaataaataaaataaataaatatggaTGAAATCAGAGCAAGGCTTTTAGTCTAGTCCTTAGTTTGTTGGATCAGTTTTCCACATCTCTCcagttttttgtttccctgttttttttcttttccctatACTTGTTTGTTATAAATCTAAAATATTGCATGCTGAGAGTGGTGAGAATCTAAACAACTTTAAGCtgttttattgtatttcacTTACGTTTGTAAAATCTACTTACTTTACAAAACAAACTATTATACATAGgtataattttatcattttgcagtttttagaTTTCTGTAATCTCCAAAAAGACACATTAACATTTTATAGGATAAACTTGGCTGTGCTGTAACTCACCCCAAGACTGACtaacattattttggtttGAGGGACTGAAAAGATATTGTCACCTAGTTTACATGATTTTTACTTAATAGAGCAAAGCCTTGACTAGTCAGGAACAAGTTGACAGATTCCACATAAACCTTACTCTCAGTTTCCACTGTGGATGTCTTATTTTACAACACACATATTAAATGGTAGGTTGCTTAAGAAACAGAGCTTTGCATTCTCTCCAAGCGCAGTCCTCGTTGCTAGGAAACATTGATTAATTCAGCTGAAGAAATTTCACTGAATTACACTCATGAGATCATGAGTGGTTTCATCTCATCTTAATGACAGAAATGACTAAAAGGACCACGGAGCATGATTTTAGTTCACTCTTTGTGTACTCCTAATTAAATGCAAATGCTTAGACTTGTAGTCAGTCAAACTCATCCAAAAAGGAATGGATCACATTTGTAACTTTGTAACCTATTCTATGCATcatttttgaaaactactcagtaaatgacaaatttgtcaaaaagcCTGAAATATCTGTTTcccatgaaacaaaaaaagctaAAGAGCCAATATAATCAAACACAATATTATTTctacaaagaaaaatctaGCGAAGAAAACTTCCCTTTATTGGATTAAATCCAAGTGTAAACGAAAAATGTATTATTATAATGTACGTTCCCAAAAGACCATCTCATACATTGAACATGTGCCATTTCATAAGTAAGCACCTGCCAAAATAACGGAAATTACATGCCgcacaaaacaaagaaacattcCACTAACACTTACCAGTTAGTTGTCGAATCCCAACAACTGATCCTTCGGCTTTATTGCTGACATTTACCAGAGAACACAAGTTCTGCGGTCGACAGTTCAGAAAGAAGCAATTGAACTTTCTTTGTTGGTTCTCAATCGATGGTTGCCGAGGATAAAACAGATAAACTGTACAGTTTATATTACCACAGCAGCCTTGCTCGCAGTCCATGGAAGAGTTGACTGTCAATGCTTTGGGCACGGAGACAGTTCCGTTGTTTCTCTCGGCATTtacttttgccttttttataTTAACCATTTCTCCATGCAATCGTTCCGAGATTGCACACGACTCATCGTCTccttgagcgacattttcaACACCAACGAATACTAGTAAAAGCAGAAAGACTGCAAAACTACTCATGCTGATAATCTATCGTTAACAGTTATAGTAAAATGACTTCTAATAGCTTTGGAAAGTGCTGCAAATTCGCCTTACCGAGCCCCATTCCAATAAAACCACAATAAACACGTAGTCAGACGGAGGGATCACGTgatatttttcaatgtttcttACATGACAAACTCCACACTTTCCTGCAAAGTGGGTAAAGTTTCGAaacagtttgttttttccgTGATTGGTCACAAGCGGGGGAAAAAATGGATAGCGATGGTCTTCCAATTGTAGGACCAAATGTGGATTTTACAAAGGTAATTGGCTTGTAATTGGATGAAGCTGATATATTGatgtgccaaaaaaaaaattactcatTGCTCATGCATATGACATTGGATTTGCTACAAAGGCGCTGGATGTCCTCGAAGTATTTAGGGGGTGATGTATGGAAGGGTATTCCTGGTTTTTCCATGTGAAAATATCACAGCAGGGAAACCTGCATgctcggttttttttttagctaatACCCTCGATTTGGGAAGTACATTGTCTCTTTTCGAGGACTTTTAATTCCCAGTATGCTGATCTGAATTCCACCAGTAGGAGGAAAGCTTGGTCAACTTTAACGCTTAAGTTGACCAATTGAACTCTGGTCACCCATATAGGAAGTAGTAATCATCAAACTATCTAGAGCTGTGCAATTTACATGGTCACTGTAGCAGCATTTACCTtcacaattattaaaattgaTGGTACTTGGTAGTATAATATTAATCCTCCTTTCAACAATTTGTCAGttctttcctttgatttttaGGTGGGACCCATCAATCACAAGAGAACTTTAGCTTTTCTCAACCACTTTATTACACATTCAGTAAGATTCTTGAATAGATTTTCATGTGTTTGTGAAGAGGTAAGTTGAGGCAAAAcaatcataattattgttatatacctagactttcactcagcaaaatgagtattgtgattggttgattcttggtcacgtgcccctgatcaaattcaaatgcatTCCAACCGGGACACAATTGCATAGTTGTTGTCCGCGCCCCAAAGATCATTGTatgactaaattaaaaatgatgtGATCTTCAGCACATGCTCACATCAGCTTGACTTTTGAATTTCGCatctcatagcaaagaggcCTGGAGACTGTAAACTTTAATGCGGGAGCATTTTCTGGAGCAAATGTTAAcgtcgatttttataattccaaaagagtttttattccttattgagGTTATAAAAGCGTTATACTATTATACTAGCTACAGCATTACTTTTTCGTCTActtcgaaacatttgtaattAAGTTAAGACTTGCTCATTCAGCAGGATTGACGATTGTGAATAAAGACATTCTgccatctttgtttctttgctatTGCTCTATGACTGTATAATTGAGGGAAAgtctaaaaatataacaaagcactctaatgtatggtccctcaggaaactagttagtttgtCTCAGGAAATATCAGGGCtctcaggaaaacaaaactaactgtttccctcgggaccgtacattaagtgtataataTTACTAGTCTTGGTCCCAGGCTTAAAAGAGGACCTTGagaaaatgttgaataatTCACCTACATCTTGTTAATGTGTCTTTACATTTAGTTTGAGGGTCTAAGATGGCCTTTTTCAATcctaaaacacaaaaactggGTATCAAATGAGTCAATAAGGTCAAATTATCACAATAAAAAGCTGACTGTCAATTGTTAGCTCTTCATCGGGCCAAAATTAATGGAAGTCAAAACTTTAGCTCAGTCAACTTTTTATCAACAGTTACTTATTTGATACCAAAATCCAGCTGCTATGAGCGATTTCATCCATATGTGGTCTCAAAAGTCTCTCTTATCCCACTTCACGCCTTAATTTTAAACTTCATCCCAATTATCCagcatattaattttgatgtgtTTGTGGCATGTACTTATTTCAGCCACATTTGCACAGAGAACAGTAGATATGTACATGTAGTACAAGAGACCGACACAGTGTGAATATTAAAACAAATCCTAATGCCTGAGCCAGTGATAGACCCATGCAAAACTCATACAGGCCTTCCATCCACGAATGCTGGCCCTAGCTGTACCCTTTATCCTCtaaaaaagtcattttggTTTGAAAGGAGATACACTATGGCCACTGGTAGCTATGACAATGGTTCCAAAACTATTCTCATGACAGCATGAGCACATTTTGCTCAGTCACATTTACTGTTTTAAAATCTAAAgataaatatattattttacacATAAACCTTATCATCACAACTTGCCAAGGTCTGGTATGTTTACTTGTtacattactttttttttgtttgccttgCAGAAATTAGCAGATTTGTCCAGCAAAATACAACGAATTGAAATAATGATGAGCATTCTTGAAGCCAAGGTATATAGGCCATTTTGAGGTTGTCCAAGGAACTGgggaaattttcaaatatgtTTAACCAGTTGATAATTTGACACCACCACATAAATGATCATGTTGTGATGGATCATTTGACCAAGGTTAATTCTTTTATGTTGAACAGCGATCAAGGTATGGATCTTTAGACATGCTTCAAAATCCATATAAATGTCTCTACTTCTTGACAGAGTAGCCAAAAAGCATATAAActcttgaaaacattttgcagttttgtggCAACTGTAAAATCTGGTCACTCATTGACTATTTGGAAAAAACTGAGGAGAAAATCACTATGTTGGCTAATTTTATGAACATCACAGAAattgtaggaaaaaaaaaatagagtttGTATGGTTTTGGGGGATACTTTCAAGAAATCAGAGACATTTGTATGGATTTTGAACCATGTCTAAAGGTCCATACCTTGATCTGTGTTCAACATAAAACcattaaaaatattaacttGGTCAAATGATCCATCTCAACATGATTCTTCAAGAGGTGGTGTCAAACTATCAATGTTGGTTTAAATTGGAAACTCACCCCAGTTCCTTGCACAAGCTCGAAATGACCTATAGAGAATTTTCCAGATTAATGTTGATTGAGGCTCAAGTTTAGATCTTGAGTTCAAGAAAACTGTGTAAACCAGTCCAGCAAAAACACTAGGTGGCTACGAAGGGTACAGTAATTCCTTGTTTGCCAAAGATAAAGAAGATAGGCCTCTCTCCATCCATACCTTTTCCTATTTCCTATTGGGGAGCAGGGATGGCATAGTGGTGATTGCACTCACCTCCCACCTACGTGGCCCGGGTTTGAATTAGGACTTGCGGCCACGAGTGGGTTAAGTTGGTagttggttctttactctgtTCGGAGAGGTTTTTCTCGGGGTtatccggttttcccctctcctcaaaaatcaacatttccaaattccaattcgatcagatgcaggacctccctgaaaaccactttcgggtgagtggagcttcctgggtaaataaatattattcattatttcttACAATGAAAGTTCATTTTTTAGTGGTGTGCTCTGGGAGAATTGTGAATTCTTGTATTCCATCAACATGTAATACATGGGTTCAAACCTTGTACAATTCCAAAGATTAGTAATTCTTCAGACACAAACTGTGGAAGGTACTGTAGAATTGCTGATTTGCTATCACAGACTATTTTGCTATTGCATGTATTTACAGTGTTGATCTGTTTTGATATTTATCCTTTGCTCAAAGTTGGCATCAATCCCTGGCTTGGAGGATGTGACTGTTTCAACCCCTCCTCCTCCAGCAAGTCAGACAAATGGCCCAATCAGCAGTGCATCAATGAGTGGACCTGCCCCTCCTCCTGCAATAGATGCACCACAGTCAGCAGCTGATGTAAGGAACATGCATTCATTGGAACTTCCTCTCAACCTTTATGCTCAGTCTTTTGTAATTTGAACTCATAAAGCAACAGAGTTATGTTTTTGGCTTTAATAATatgcatgaaaaaaataactcaATTCTGATTGGCAGAGACCAGTGcagttctctttttttttttccggaaacagtgcaaaaaagagttaattcagtgcaaaaataGTTAATTAAATACAATTTACTCATAGAATTCTggcttttgattggctactaAACAATAGGGTTTGGTCaggaccaatcaaatcttttgctttgaaatcaagtgcGTGCCCTGGATCTGCTATCCCTGCGCCatccctggatggcgcaatttatgGTGCAATTTTTCCTACAGGCtcatgcaattttgttagtcttaacaaaaaatttacttgtgcttatttattctaaatttcactcgaaatcatgtgattacctatacaaatgtGCTTTGGGCCCAACTCAGAGttattctctatttttacCTTGCAAAATGCATCACAATACCCTACATAGTGATgttagtaatattattatgatttaaaattaatttatgaaCAAATTATTTGTTATTCACAGGGACCCCCAGCTCCTCCCACAGAAGAACCAGGTAAGTTGTCAGTAGTACCATAGTGGGGAAAGTCTCTTATTATACAATATGCTTTAATCTATCTGCAATAGAGTGTTTGACagctttaaaaaacaaagacatctGTTTGAACAAGCTATTACCTCCCAACTACAATCCAGCATGTTCTGTTAGATATAATGGGACTTAATTTGTACCCAAATGAACAAGAATTGATTCATATAtacttactttttttttttttaccttttaccAGAACCAGAACCAGAAAGACCAAGTAAGTTTTGTATTCAATAATCTATTTTTGAGGGATGATAgtactgtttttattattttattatattatttatttattttacatcaccagaaaaagaaatttcatttacCCATGTTCTTGAAATATTCCATAGAATGTTGCTAGATCTCTTTCGTGTGTAGCATCCATGATCAAAGAGGACCTCGTTTTTCATTGCTGAATGGTGTTCTCACATGAATCTGTCATCAAGTCACTTTCCAGGAAATTCTATCCGAACTGCAAACACCATTTGTCCATTATCATGTCTCTATTTTGCCGTGAAATTCATCCTTAGGAACAAAACTTCTACTTCTTTTATTTCGGAAACAGGACGTTTTCCAGTCGTTAAATCTGGGCAAGTACACTTCTTTAACCTTAACCTTGAACATATTAAAAACTCAAAGCAATCTGAAAAGGTCACTTTAGCCTGCAGGAATACCTTAATCAACAAACTATAaagatataataaataatctCGGTTTTGGAGGGGAAGTCAGTAAAAAAGTCAATATCACCCAGAGAGTGGGGCAAAGCATTAAAGGTATTTAGAGTAAGGTGCAGTGAGAATAATCCCCTGGCCTTACCCCCATTGCAAACATTCCGTCAGTTACACGTTACACCCAGGACAACAAAAACAGTCATCATGGCCAAGACTATTTTTGTAAATCAGTGCTACAAATATGAGACAGGTCTTGGTCAAAAACCTGGCACAATAAATTACCTCTTTGAAATGTGACTGAAGAAATTGTTTGTAGACCCACTTTCGTTGACCCCAACTTCACCCTTTCAGATTCCTTGGGAGCACTGTGCCCCAAAAGAATACTGTATGTGGGATTCTTGCAACACACTTGACTAGGTGTAAACAATATTACCCAAGGGCACAATTGCCAGGTCAGGTCGTTTGTGGAGTATTTTGCAGGACTGGCTTGTATTATCAAAGgttttaagacggattccgttcaaagtttgagcaatacgtgcaaaaattatttactaaaaatctactcacagcacggtaacttcttaaatgctatttaaaacatctaattgtaattcagttctccaAGTGACCCCGCGCtaaaatccccaagcattctcaagaaatttaatgtcaaacttcgtaagaatgctaaaagcaagtgttattgtgttttcaactaacgcgaaacatcctttttaactgaaatatggataaacttcaagttcaattttctctcgcggggtcagcttgagagcttaaatctcgataggattaCCATGgtaagaggtttttttggtaacttaatttttgccattattgct contains:
- the LOC141874852 gene encoding uncharacterized protein LOC141874852 gives rise to the protein MSSFAVFLLLLVFVGVENVAQGDDESCAISERLHGEMVNIKKAKVNAERNNGTVSVPKALTVNSSMDCEQGCCGNINCTVYLFYPRQPSIENQQRKFNCFFLNCRPQNLCSLVNVSNKAEGSVVGIRQLTGNTAEPKVTANLEFSTSELLTTEASTQPSIIEESTPPTTTEEPKATTSLRLKEEKIKDDDNHTTTGSLIIALAFGILFFLAVLVLIGRPWWYSFRRPRYSKVDYLMNGL
- the LOC141874853 gene encoding WASH complex subunit 3-like; this translates as MDSDGLPIVGPNVDFTKVGPINHKRTLAFLNHFITHSVRFLNRFSCVCEEKLADLSSKIQRIEIMMSILEAKLASIPGLEDVTVSTPPPPASQTNGPISSASMSGPAPPPAIDAPQSAADGPPAPPTEEPEPEPERPTMTVSKDPRYAKYFHMVKVGVPPQAIAPKMIAEGLDPSLLDNPDAPAPEGAQPSGMQNDSDDDMSSTSSFSDED